From a single Lentisphaera profundi genomic region:
- a CDS encoding sugar phosphate nucleotidyltransferase, producing MSINLFVASAGYGSRLRPVTDLYPKPLLPIAGQSLIDRMIDRVCIALDINEIGLNVHYKKEMFEQWNADKDYDLFEERELLGTGGALWNAQDFFSKHTSLLINGDVLTDFDWKGMLDYHQSSGNLVTLAVQDRVHERRVGASDDQQFICIDKEMKDPRATHWYGYACVALYEPGFSGYLPAGESHVVPYWEEALKAGERIGVYDIGKKSEWLDLGNVNAYAQGVFASLGSEQRFFAEPLSIPWDCRIDSYCVVEKAVSIGKDVRLSNVILLSGAKVADGSRLTNCVVGPHLNVPFELGEMPQFEAVKKIGNGGSDRIYRRSNEGVVLHYSVIDKTIERQQKITEMLVKSGVKVPKMLSHDPKERKVLLEDLGDDTFRLWAQGKSEDELLVGAKSCLDEVMKFQNTPAPVDDKPFDLDVLLWESSYFLERFIFRVAGLKKAYESNKAEIDRECLSLAEKVNDMNKVVMHRDFQSENVMIVKDQAYLIDFQGAHQGPSLYDAASFIGDPYMNYSVEMQKELKSYFFKKLLDVDKSQKNMHEDYDLCAIQRHMQALGAYGFLSTIKAKKSFEQYIPVALLMLNKDLEQQRDSYPALYTLSNQALEKLKIAKNPREK from the coding sequence ATGTCAATTAACCTATTTGTGGCATCAGCGGGCTACGGTAGTCGTTTGCGCCCGGTAACTGATTTATACCCTAAGCCTTTGCTACCAATTGCGGGTCAAAGCTTAATTGATCGAATGATTGATCGAGTGTGTATTGCTTTAGATATAAATGAGATAGGATTAAATGTCCATTATAAAAAAGAAATGTTTGAGCAATGGAACGCGGATAAAGATTATGACTTGTTTGAAGAACGTGAACTCTTGGGGACAGGTGGAGCACTATGGAATGCACAAGATTTTTTTAGTAAACATACAAGTCTGTTAATTAATGGTGATGTGCTAACCGATTTTGATTGGAAGGGGATGTTAGACTACCATCAGAGTTCAGGGAATTTAGTGACTTTAGCAGTGCAGGACAGGGTACATGAAAGACGTGTGGGTGCGAGTGACGATCAGCAATTCATTTGTATTGATAAAGAGATGAAAGATCCTCGTGCGACTCATTGGTATGGCTATGCTTGTGTGGCATTATATGAGCCAGGATTTTCGGGATATCTACCGGCAGGAGAATCCCATGTGGTGCCTTATTGGGAAGAAGCCCTTAAGGCCGGAGAAAGGATTGGCGTATATGATATAGGGAAAAAATCTGAGTGGCTAGATTTAGGGAACGTGAATGCCTATGCACAGGGAGTTTTTGCAAGTCTAGGGTCTGAGCAACGATTCTTTGCGGAACCTTTGAGCATCCCCTGGGATTGCCGTATTGATTCCTATTGTGTGGTCGAAAAAGCTGTGAGTATAGGAAAGGATGTCAGACTCTCAAATGTTATTCTACTAAGTGGTGCGAAAGTCGCAGATGGCAGTCGATTAACAAACTGCGTCGTGGGGCCCCATCTAAATGTACCCTTTGAACTGGGAGAGATGCCTCAGTTTGAAGCTGTGAAAAAGATTGGTAATGGGGGCTCGGATAGAATATACAGGCGTAGCAATGAAGGTGTGGTTTTACACTACTCTGTAATTGACAAGACAATTGAACGACAACAAAAAATAACTGAGATGCTCGTCAAATCTGGAGTGAAAGTACCAAAAATGCTCTCTCATGATCCAAAAGAGAGGAAAGTTCTTTTGGAAGATTTAGGAGATGATACTTTTCGACTATGGGCTCAAGGAAAATCTGAGGATGAGCTGCTTGTTGGAGCGAAATCATGCCTAGACGAAGTGATGAAATTTCAGAATACACCAGCGCCCGTTGATGATAAACCTTTTGATCTTGATGTATTACTATGGGAGAGCTCATATTTTTTAGAGCGTTTTATATTTAGAGTGGCGGGTCTGAAAAAAGCTTATGAAAGTAATAAAGCGGAGATCGATCGTGAATGCTTGTCATTAGCAGAGAAAGTTAATGATATGAATAAAGTGGTGATGCATCGAGATTTTCAGTCGGAAAATGTGATGATTGTTAAAGACCAAGCTTACTTAATCGATTTTCAAGGGGCACACCAAGGTCCATCCTTGTATGATGCGGCATCCTTTATTGGTGATCCCTATATGAATTATTCTGTGGAAATGCAAAAGGAATTGAAGAGTTACTTTTTTAAAAAATTGCTGGACGTAGATAAGAGTCAAAAAAACATGCATGAGGATTATGACTTATGTGCAATTCAGCGGCATATGCAAGCCTTGGGAGCGTATGGTTTTTTGAGTACAATAAAGGCCAAAAAAAGTTTTGAGCAGTATATCCCCGTAGCCTTATTAATGTTAAACAAAGATTTAGAACAACAGAGAGATAGCTATCCGGCCCTATATACTTTAAGTAATCAGGCTCTAGAAAAACTCAAGATAGCTAAAAATCCGAGGGAAAAGTGA
- a CDS encoding DUF1552 domain-containing protein translates to MNTYDHFSRRQLIKAGGVAMSFPYLESVASAKAIESKKRAVFIFAPNGVWDPDWKVQETGADFQLPRSLESLADHKGQLNFFSNLGHEKARANGDGAGDHARSSGTFLTAQQIRKTSGKNIRAGVSFDQVLAAKKRGLCAFDSLEYSMEDGGIAGQCDSGYSCAYVNNISWKNAQLPMSRESRVRDAFERLFGDPEAHLGKKQQAQARMRESSVLDLVRSESNDLMKRLSKSDREKIVEYQDSLRSLEKRVQNLDKIEFDKDFKTPDFTRHQIMDYERKVKLFYDVMTLALQTNKTQVCSLMLGRGGSNLRFGSIGIKEGHHTLSHHKNDENKIEQLKKIDRFHIENFSYFLSRLKEVQEGSSNLLDNSLVLFGSCIRDGNRHDHHDLPVILAGNAGGKVKTGESRVFNEKTPLANLFLGMSSALGTAIQKFGDSDGLIDLN, encoded by the coding sequence ATGAATACCTATGATCATTTTAGTAGGCGTCAATTGATTAAGGCTGGTGGAGTCGCAATGAGTTTTCCGTACTTGGAGAGTGTTGCTTCCGCAAAAGCTATCGAGTCAAAAAAGCGTGCCGTATTTATTTTTGCTCCCAATGGAGTCTGGGATCCCGATTGGAAAGTACAGGAAACAGGGGCTGATTTTCAGCTTCCGAGAAGTTTGGAAAGCCTAGCGGATCACAAAGGCCAACTTAATTTTTTCAGTAATTTAGGTCATGAAAAAGCTCGCGCAAACGGAGATGGAGCAGGGGATCACGCCCGCAGCAGTGGTACTTTTTTAACGGCACAGCAAATCCGTAAAACATCGGGCAAGAATATTCGCGCAGGGGTTTCATTTGATCAGGTTTTAGCGGCTAAAAAAAGAGGTCTGTGTGCTTTTGATTCACTAGAGTATTCGATGGAAGATGGTGGAATTGCAGGCCAATGTGATTCAGGTTACAGCTGTGCCTATGTCAATAACATATCATGGAAAAATGCTCAGCTACCGATGTCCCGCGAAAGTCGGGTGCGCGATGCATTTGAAAGATTGTTTGGTGATCCTGAAGCTCACTTAGGTAAAAAGCAGCAAGCGCAAGCGAGGATGCGCGAGTCGTCGGTATTAGATTTAGTACGAAGTGAGAGTAATGATCTAATGAAAAGGCTTTCAAAATCAGATCGTGAAAAGATCGTCGAATATCAAGACTCTTTACGTTCACTAGAAAAGCGTGTGCAAAATTTAGATAAAATCGAATTTGATAAAGATTTTAAAACTCCCGATTTTACGCGTCATCAAATAATGGATTATGAACGTAAAGTTAAATTGTTTTATGATGTAATGACTTTGGCTTTACAGACTAATAAAACCCAGGTTTGTTCCTTGATGTTAGGGCGTGGAGGCTCGAATTTACGCTTTGGTTCAATCGGTATTAAAGAAGGGCATCACACACTTTCCCACCATAAGAATGATGAAAACAAAATTGAGCAATTGAAGAAAATTGATCGCTTTCATATTGAGAATTTTTCGTACTTCCTATCTAGGCTTAAAGAAGTACAAGAAGGTTCGTCCAACTTGTTAGATAATTCCTTAGTTTTGTTTGGTTCATGTATCCGTGATGGCAACCGCCATGATCATCATGATCTACCTGTAATCTTAGCGGGCAATGCAGGCGGTAAAGTCAAAACAGGTGAATCACGAGTCTTTAATGAAAAAACACCTCTTGCCAATTTATTTTTGGGGATGTCCTCAGCGCTGGGGACAGCCATTCAAAAGTTTGGCGATTCAGATGGCCTTATTGATTTGAACTAA
- a CDS encoding 5'-nucleotidase, with amino-acid sequence MKVDLGQTLVVAVSATALFDMSDADSVFQEAFMKNPETAVENYRGYMLSREEDDLDDGTAMPLVRALLGLNKYQKEGDAPIVEVVVMSRNSPETGVVVFNNIRRHNLNITRHAFTGGESVVPYLDAYDVDLFLTTNVRDAQKVIDAKTCASAIVQGPPKNSNIEADQVRLAFDGDAVLFDDSSEIVFKAEGLKSFFDHEDAHQDVPMPEGPYAQLLRSISQLQRRLPFNVKSSPVRIAIVTARSAPAEMRVIKTLRTWGVYVDEVFFLGGLDKSKILKAFRPHIFFEDQDLHLEEAAKYVPSGKVLYKSESEIHKYLN; translated from the coding sequence GTGAAAGTAGATTTAGGACAAACTTTAGTCGTAGCGGTATCAGCGACAGCTTTATTTGATATGAGTGATGCGGATAGTGTTTTTCAGGAGGCCTTCATGAAAAATCCTGAAACAGCAGTTGAGAACTATCGTGGCTATATGTTGAGTCGTGAAGAAGATGATTTGGATGATGGTACTGCGATGCCATTAGTAAGAGCCTTGTTGGGCCTGAATAAATATCAAAAAGAGGGTGATGCGCCTATTGTTGAAGTGGTTGTCATGTCTCGAAATAGTCCTGAAACGGGAGTGGTTGTCTTCAATAATATTAGGAGGCATAACTTAAATATCACTCGCCATGCTTTTACAGGAGGTGAATCGGTGGTGCCTTATTTAGATGCCTATGATGTTGACTTGTTTTTGACTACTAATGTGCGCGATGCGCAAAAAGTAATTGATGCAAAAACTTGTGCTTCAGCAATTGTCCAAGGACCACCCAAAAACTCAAATATTGAAGCTGATCAGGTAAGATTAGCTTTCGATGGTGATGCGGTTCTTTTTGATGATAGTAGTGAAATTGTTTTCAAAGCGGAAGGCTTGAAGAGCTTTTTTGACCATGAAGATGCTCATCAAGATGTGCCGATGCCAGAAGGACCATACGCACAGTTACTTCGCAGTATATCACAGTTGCAGCGTCGCTTACCTTTTAATGTAAAATCATCACCAGTAAGAATTGCCATTGTAACGGCACGTAGTGCTCCAGCTGAAATGAGAGTGATAAAAACATTGAGGACTTGGGGCGTGTACGTGGACGAAGTATTCTTTTTGGGAGGTTTAGATAAATCCAAAATCCTTAAAGCTTTTCGTCCCCATATCTTCTTTGAGGATCAAGACTTACATTTAGAAGAAGCGGCCAAATATGTGCCTTCAGGCAAGGTTCTTTATAAAAGTGAGTCTGAGATCCACAAATACCTTAATTAA
- a CDS encoding prepilin-type N-terminal cleavage/methylation domain-containing protein: MNKKSFSLIELLVVIAIIGILASLILPALGKARAKSRQAVCNSQHKQMGMASYMYNDDNENYMPSASSNDTSSRLGWKDHLVVYLAGEVHRNYTGAAPFRCPDSEVKTGFSNQEAGTTYNIKFGDFRFNAKPAVKITDIESAVETVVIADSIDDTSWVDVSYNLPSENAIGNRHNGSLNLLWVDGHVQSATQTVISAGKNGEQDYYYLVTK, translated from the coding sequence ATGAATAAAAAATCATTCTCACTAATCGAACTTTTAGTCGTTATTGCTATAATTGGCATCCTCGCATCACTCATTCTTCCTGCTTTAGGTAAAGCTCGCGCCAAATCTCGTCAGGCTGTTTGTAACTCACAACATAAGCAAATGGGTATGGCTAGCTATATGTATAATGACGACAACGAAAATTATATGCCCTCCGCATCTAGCAACGATACCAGCAGTCGTTTAGGCTGGAAAGATCACTTAGTCGTTTATCTTGCAGGTGAGGTACATCGTAACTACACTGGCGCCGCCCCCTTTCGTTGCCCTGACTCTGAAGTTAAAACAGGCTTTTCCAACCAAGAAGCTGGCACGACTTACAATATTAAATTTGGTGACTTTCGATTTAATGCCAAACCAGCAGTAAAAATTACCGATATTGAATCAGCGGTAGAAACAGTTGTTATTGCAGATTCAATCGATGATACTTCATGGGTTGATGTCTCTTATAACCTTCCTTCTGAAAATGCCATAGGAAATCGCCATAATGGATCTTTAAATCTTTTATGGGTTGATGGTCATGTTCAAAGCGCGACTCAAACAGTTATTTCCGCAGGAAAAAATGGTGAACAAGATTACTACTACCTTGTAACTAAATAG
- a CDS encoding IS30 family transposase, which translates to MTYEHLSLEERHYLEIELKAGTSITKIAKNLNRSTSTLSRELKRNKGLRGYRNKQANDFAQERHKVKPKAIKLTEEVKDYIDEHLLKDWSPEQIVGRLKDDQSILLHHETVYQYILRDKESGGELYKLLRHQNKTYRKRYGNQHSRNGIPNRVDIDERPEAANKRERVGDWEMDTIIGKAHKGAIVTMDDRKSKLRLALPVSHKKATLVKDAIISLLTPIKDLVHTLTFDNGKEFTQHETISKELECNSYFAKPYHSWERGQNENANGLLRQYFPKSMALDGISENEVIIAVDKLNSRPRKCLKFKTPYEVFENLTGINLRKSVGVALTT; encoded by the coding sequence ATGACATATGAACATCTGAGTCTTGAAGAAAGACACTACCTTGAAATTGAATTAAAGGCAGGCACATCGATCACTAAAATAGCAAAAAACTTAAATCGTAGTACAAGCACACTTTCACGAGAACTTAAACGTAATAAAGGTCTCCGTGGTTATCGAAACAAGCAAGCCAATGACTTTGCTCAAGAAAGACACAAAGTGAAACCAAAGGCTATTAAACTAACTGAAGAAGTTAAGGACTATATAGATGAGCATTTACTCAAGGATTGGAGCCCCGAACAAATTGTAGGTCGACTAAAAGATGACCAATCCATCTTACTTCATCATGAAACAGTTTATCAATATATTCTTAGAGATAAAGAATCAGGAGGTGAGCTATATAAGCTTCTACGTCATCAGAATAAAACTTATCGCAAACGTTATGGCAACCAGCATAGTCGTAATGGGATTCCCAATCGTGTGGATATAGACGAACGACCTGAGGCAGCTAATAAGCGAGAGCGTGTAGGCGACTGGGAGATGGATACTATTATAGGAAAAGCTCATAAAGGAGCCATTGTAACTATGGATGATCGAAAATCAAAACTGCGTCTAGCATTGCCTGTGTCTCATAAGAAAGCCACGCTTGTGAAAGATGCAATAATCTCTTTGCTAACACCGATCAAAGATTTGGTTCATACTCTTACATTTGATAATGGAAAAGAATTTACTCAGCATGAGACTATCTCCAAGGAATTGGAATGTAATAGTTATTTTGCTAAACCATATCACTCATGGGAACGAGGCCAAAACGAGAATGCTAATGGATTGTTACGGCAATACTTTCCTAAGTCTATGGCGCTTGATGGTATCAGTGAAAATGAAGTCATTATTGCGGTTGATAAACTTAATAGTAGACCTCGAAAATGTCTGAAATTTAAGACGCCATATGAAGTTTTTGAAAATTTAACTGGAATTAACTTAAGAAAATCAGTAGGTGTTGCACTTACTACTTGA
- a CDS encoding prepilin-type N-terminal cleavage/methylation domain-containing protein, which yields MKKKFTLIELLVVIAILGILASLLLPALGKARKKSQQAVCVSQHKQLSVAIQMYADDNNEYMPTVNHPDQNSRLGWTFFVAPYLNLKTNQIGEAPFHCPSSEIVANWESQKAGTTYNSYFGDTRFNQANARNTPKQLSEIEDAVETVVTADSIDGDNWANAAKSLPSSNAIGYRHNNGLNVLWADGHVAWNSTTYMSAGANGEQDYYYMVDKP from the coding sequence ATGAAAAAGAAATTTACACTTATCGAGCTTTTAGTCGTTATTGCTATCCTAGGTATACTAGCATCTCTCCTTCTCCCCGCACTTGGCAAGGCCCGCAAAAAATCACAACAAGCTGTTTGCGTATCTCAGCACAAACAATTGAGTGTGGCAATTCAAATGTATGCCGATGATAATAACGAATATATGCCCACTGTTAATCACCCCGACCAAAACAGTCGTCTCGGATGGACATTTTTTGTAGCTCCGTACTTAAATTTAAAGACCAACCAAATCGGCGAAGCCCCTTTCCATTGTCCAAGTAGTGAAATCGTTGCCAACTGGGAGAGTCAAAAAGCCGGCACCACCTACAACAGTTATTTCGGTGATACACGTTTCAATCAAGCTAATGCAAGGAATACACCCAAACAACTCAGTGAAATAGAAGACGCTGTAGAAACCGTTGTTACCGCTGACTCCATTGATGGCGACAACTGGGCTAACGCTGCTAAATCACTCCCTTCAAGCAATGCTATTGGCTACCGTCATAATAATGGACTAAATGTATTGTGGGCGGATGGTCACGTTGCATGGAACTCGACTACATATATGTCCGCAGGAGCCAATGGTGAGCAGGACTACTATTATATGGTTGATAAACCTTAA
- a CDS encoding STAS domain-containing protein produces the protein MQSASITVCIEKDTAHLAVKGRGTFDNSEAIRSFCMMAIEGVAKKIDINMLECSGMDSTFMGILTMLSRMGSMKSCPVELSNVNEANKKNFTSLGISQILNFTNTSTQQMSMHTLHKPKMSEDEKHKNILDAHQELIDANDANRPVFQDIITYLKENQS, from the coding sequence ATGCAAAGCGCCTCCATTACCGTTTGTATTGAAAAAGACACTGCCCACCTTGCCGTCAAAGGCAGAGGTACATTTGACAACAGTGAAGCCATTAGAAGCTTCTGCATGATGGCCATCGAAGGCGTGGCTAAAAAAATAGATATCAATATGTTAGAGTGCTCAGGAATGGACAGTACATTCATGGGCATACTCACGATGCTTTCTCGAATGGGATCCATGAAATCTTGTCCTGTTGAACTCAGTAACGTAAATGAAGCCAACAAAAAGAATTTTACCTCTCTAGGCATCAGCCAGATCCTCAATTTCACTAACACATCTACCCAACAAATGTCTATGCACACACTTCATAAACCGAAGATGAGCGAAGACGAAAAACACAAAAACATTCTCGATGCTCACCAGGAACTCATTGATGCCAACGACGCCAACCGACCTGTTTTCCAAGACATCATCACTTACTTAAAAGAAAATCAATCATAA
- a CDS encoding prepilin-type N-terminal cleavage/methylation domain-containing protein: MKKNFTLIELLVVIAIIGILASLLLPALGKARKKSQQAVCASQQKQIGTAIFMYVEDNDYYMPTVNHPTASTRLGWKIFIAPYLNLKTNKLGGAPFRCPSSEIVADWENQSAGTSYNSNFGDTRFYDPNGSVSNHRKHKPKELNEIEDTVETVVTVDSIDGNDWAEVAKSLPSSNAVGYRHNNGLNTLWVDGHVTWKSTVYMSAGRYGEQNYYYIMDKP, translated from the coding sequence ATGAAAAAGAATTTCACACTCATCGAACTCTTAGTCGTTATTGCTATCATCGGTATACTCGCATCACTTCTCCTCCCTGCACTTGGCAAGGCACGTAAAAAATCACAACAAGCTGTTTGTGCCTCGCAACAGAAGCAAATTGGCACGGCTATTTTCATGTACGTGGAAGATAATGATTACTATATGCCCACCGTTAATCACCCCACTGCCTCTACTCGTCTCGGATGGAAAATCTTTATCGCTCCTTACTTAAATTTAAAGACAAATAAACTCGGTGGCGCCCCTTTCCGTTGTCCAAGTAGTGAAATCGTTGCTGACTGGGAGAATCAAAGTGCTGGAACCTCTTATAACAGCAACTTTGGTGATACACGTTTTTATGATCCTAATGGAAGTGTATCGAATCATCGAAAACATAAACCAAAAGAACTTAATGAAATAGAAGATACTGTAGAGACAGTTGTCACTGTAGACTCAATTGACGGTAATGATTGGGCAGAAGTTGCTAAATCACTTCCTTCAAGTAACGCAGTGGGTTACAGGCACAATAATGGTCTGAATACATTATGGGTTGATGGTCACGTGACATGGAAGTCAACTGTCTATATGTCTGCGGGCCGCTATGGAGAGCAAAACTACTATTATATAATGGACAAACCTTAA
- a CDS encoding HAD family hydrolase — protein sequence MLQAIVFDMDGVLLDTERICCEVLLKTFEQHHQEMSRQEFIELIGLNGKEVRLRLQQKLNPATDIDSFIKVWKDEYHLRTVDNAAPIKAGVVALLESFRVQEIPVAVATSTDKVRAEKKLQKTALRKYFQVLVGGDQVSKSKPAPDIYLEAARQLGVEAKDCLAFEDSRYGVRSAYSAGMKVIHIPDMVELGKEEEVMCESIVKDLNEYRIHYCGGESLA from the coding sequence GTGCTACAAGCGATAGTTTTTGATATGGATGGAGTGCTCTTGGATACGGAGCGGATTTGCTGTGAAGTTTTACTAAAAACTTTTGAGCAACATCATCAAGAAATGAGTCGTCAAGAATTTATAGAGCTGATTGGACTGAATGGCAAAGAGGTGCGTTTGCGCCTTCAGCAAAAGTTGAATCCTGCAACTGATATAGATAGCTTTATCAAGGTTTGGAAAGATGAGTATCACTTGAGAACTGTAGATAATGCGGCACCCATAAAAGCAGGTGTAGTCGCTTTGTTAGAGTCTTTTCGCGTGCAAGAAATCCCCGTGGCAGTGGCTACCTCAACTGATAAAGTAAGGGCAGAGAAGAAATTACAAAAAACAGCTTTGAGAAAATACTTCCAGGTTTTGGTAGGTGGCGACCAAGTAAGTAAAAGTAAACCAGCGCCAGATATATATCTGGAAGCGGCGCGACAGTTAGGGGTCGAAGCTAAAGATTGTTTAGCCTTTGAGGATTCACGCTATGGAGTGCGATCTGCTTACTCGGCGGGAATGAAGGTGATCCATATTCCTGATATGGTGGAGCTAGGCAAAGAGGAAGAGGTCATGTGCGAATCCATAGTGAAAGATTTGAATGAATATCGTATTCATTATTGTGGAGGAGAGTCACTTGCTTAA
- a CDS encoding DUF1592 domain-containing protein yields the protein MLKYLLFMVSLNFILADGQSLIESKCCRCHKPGKEKGGMDLQSILPDKDKSLLSPKTWSKALVYLKSHEMPPADSKHLDIDDRQKMISWLDTAIYRTYAALPLELKTPQARRLNNKEYINTLQDLLFLKEKPQINLPNDNSGYGFDNIAELLSVSPLSMEKYLHYAKQYLDKAIKNELPKRSLLSFDAEGMDRRPEHSGRVINGVHYIWSLGKLSTEFPIEYSGKYKLVLRAAGDQAGEEPVHVNVMINEKSVGLIKVSAMKGQPQDYELNVDFKLGKNKIALAFVNDYNHLIKGDRNFHFHKLSVSGPNKLPLLTKSHLALVPNDEVAEQSLKRFLLRAYRRPVTEAELSKYMKLYHKLKTNGQEHLLAMKTCFLAALVSPKFLFRIEEPPLKGIEPISNYELASRLSYFLWSTMPDERLFSLAKQGKLIDDEVLSSEVERMIKSCKSKAFVKNFSGQWLYVRNLDYLDIDKKQFPNWNGPLQYAMGQEVYHYFSYVLQNDLPLDFFIRGDKLFVNDKLAKHYGIRGKFSGEFKETSAITGRDSILTTSAILTVTSEASRTSPVKRGKWVLEEILGFSPPSPPPDLPSLEDLEADHKKKTIAEQMAIHRADPNCAVCHVRMDPIGLSFEHYGPLGKWRASYEYHAINAGGILPNGVKLNGVKDVQEYLLKNKDVFQFNFIKKLMIYSLGRGLEEGDYQTLYNIYNDTKVNDCRLSQIILQLVHSKTFREKS from the coding sequence TTGCTTAAGTATTTACTTTTTATGGTGTCGCTCAATTTTATTTTGGCTGATGGCCAAAGTTTAATTGAAAGTAAGTGTTGTCGTTGTCACAAGCCAGGGAAAGAAAAGGGTGGCATGGATTTACAGTCAATATTACCGGATAAGGACAAAAGTTTACTTTCGCCAAAAACATGGAGTAAAGCTCTAGTTTACTTGAAAAGTCATGAGATGCCGCCCGCTGATAGTAAACACCTGGATATAGATGATCGCCAAAAAATGATAAGCTGGTTAGATACAGCCATATATCGAACTTACGCGGCATTGCCTTTAGAACTTAAAACTCCTCAAGCCCGGCGATTAAATAATAAGGAGTACATAAATACTCTACAAGATTTATTGTTTTTAAAAGAAAAACCACAGATCAATCTTCCGAACGATAATTCAGGCTATGGCTTTGATAATATCGCGGAACTTTTAAGTGTAAGTCCTTTATCGATGGAAAAATATCTGCATTACGCAAAGCAGTATTTGGATAAAGCCATAAAAAATGAGCTGCCTAAGCGCAGTCTCTTAAGCTTTGATGCAGAGGGCATGGATAGGCGACCTGAGCATAGTGGACGTGTGATTAACGGGGTTCATTATATTTGGTCCTTAGGCAAGCTGAGTACCGAATTTCCTATTGAATACTCAGGGAAATATAAACTAGTACTAAGAGCCGCAGGTGATCAAGCAGGTGAAGAGCCGGTTCACGTCAATGTAATGATTAATGAAAAGTCAGTGGGATTAATAAAAGTTTCTGCCATGAAAGGGCAACCCCAAGATTATGAGTTAAATGTTGATTTTAAGCTAGGGAAAAATAAAATCGCCTTAGCCTTTGTCAATGATTATAATCACCTCATTAAAGGTGATCGAAACTTTCATTTTCATAAGTTGAGTGTTTCTGGGCCGAATAAACTTCCTCTATTGACGAAGAGCCATTTGGCTTTAGTTCCTAACGATGAAGTAGCTGAACAAAGCTTGAAGAGGTTTTTATTACGGGCCTATCGTAGGCCTGTAACTGAAGCAGAGTTAAGTAAGTATATGAAACTATATCACAAATTAAAAACGAATGGTCAAGAACATTTACTAGCAATGAAAACTTGTTTTTTAGCGGCCTTAGTATCACCAAAATTTCTGTTTCGAATAGAAGAACCACCCCTAAAGGGTATTGAGCCAATCAGTAATTATGAATTGGCTTCTCGCTTATCATATTTTTTATGGTCTACAATGCCTGATGAAAGGCTGTTCTCTTTAGCTAAACAAGGGAAATTGATTGATGATGAAGTCTTGTCCTCAGAAGTCGAACGCATGATTAAATCCTGTAAGAGTAAGGCTTTTGTAAAAAACTTTTCAGGGCAATGGCTTTATGTTCGTAACTTAGATTATTTAGATATTGATAAAAAACAATTTCCTAATTGGAATGGGCCTTTGCAGTATGCTATGGGGCAAGAGGTTTATCATTACTTTTCTTATGTTTTACAAAATGATTTGCCCTTAGATTTTTTTATCCGGGGAGATAAACTTTTTGTCAATGACAAGTTAGCCAAGCACTATGGTATACGAGGCAAGTTTAGTGGAGAATTCAAAGAAACATCAGCGATTACAGGGAGAGATAGTATTTTAACAACGAGTGCAATCTTGACGGTCACTTCGGAGGCTTCGCGAACGAGTCCAGTAAAGCGCGGTAAGTGGGTGCTAGAAGAGATTTTAGGCTTCTCGCCACCATCACCACCGCCAGATCTACCCTCGCTTGAGGACTTGGAGGCTGATCATAAAAAGAAGACTATTGCAGAGCAAATGGCCATTCATCGCGCAGATCCAAATTGTGCAGTCTGTCACGTGCGGATGGACCCTATCGGCCTAAGTTTTGAGCACTATGGCCCGCTTGGGAAGTGGCGGGCATCTTATGAGTATCATGCTATCAATGCAGGAGGTATTTTACCTAATGGTGTGAAGCTGAATGGTGTGAAAGATGTCCAAGAGTATTTATTGAAAAATAAGGATGTGTTTCAGTTTAACTTCATTAAAAAATTAATGATATACTCATTAGGAAGGGGGCTGGAAGAGGGGGATTATCAAACTCTTTATAATATTTATAATGACACAAAGGTAAACGATTGCCGCTTATCCCAAATCATTCTTCAATTAGTGCACTCCAAAACATTTCGGGAGAAGTCATGA